One genomic segment of Bacteroides caccae includes these proteins:
- a CDS encoding GumC domain-containing protein: MIENQYVSNGNSSLGESEKHRNGMEVGLIDIFRNIIDIRKTIYKAVGIGMLVGIIVALSIPKQYTVKVTLSPEMGSSKGGNGLAGLAASFLGSGASLGENLDALNASLSSDIVASTPFLLELLRMKIGISSAESNNTLEAYLGEQSSPWWNYVITMPGIIISGVKALFTNENNIITIGEIKKTTIELTREETDKISSLRKAITASVNNKTAITSISVTLQDPEIAAIVADSVIHKLQEYIINYRTSKAKEDCAYLERLFKERRLEYYIAQKKYASYMDTHNNLILQSVRTEQERLQNDMSLAYQVYSQVANQLQVARAKVQEEKPVFAVVEPAVIPLEASSIGMKICILLFVFLSVFCVISWELLGKEIWNRLRIKRTKK, translated from the coding sequence GTTAGTAATGGGAACTCATCATTGGGAGAGAGTGAGAAACATCGAAATGGAATGGAAGTTGGTTTAATTGATATTTTCCGCAATATAATTGACATTCGTAAAACGATATATAAGGCTGTGGGAATAGGGATGCTTGTTGGTATTATTGTAGCATTGAGTATTCCAAAACAATATACGGTAAAAGTTACATTATCTCCTGAAATGGGTAGCTCTAAAGGTGGAAATGGCTTAGCAGGACTTGCGGCTTCTTTTTTGGGAAGTGGAGCTAGTTTGGGGGAGAATTTGGATGCTTTAAATGCCTCTCTTTCATCTGATATTGTAGCTTCTACTCCTTTTTTATTAGAGCTTTTGCGGATGAAAATTGGTATATCTTCTGCGGAATCGAATAATACTTTGGAAGCCTATTTGGGTGAACAATCTTCTCCTTGGTGGAATTATGTGATTACTATGCCAGGTATTATTATTAGTGGTGTGAAGGCTTTATTCACAAATGAAAATAATATTATTACTATCGGAGAAATAAAAAAAACAACTATTGAATTGACAAGAGAAGAAACAGATAAAATAAGTTCATTAAGAAAAGCAATAACTGCATCAGTGAATAATAAAACTGCTATTACTAGTATCTCTGTAACTTTACAAGATCCGGAGATTGCTGCGATTGTTGCTGATTCTGTAATTCATAAATTACAAGAATATATTATTAATTATCGTACTTCTAAAGCTAAAGAAGACTGTGCTTATTTGGAAAGATTATTCAAAGAACGTCGGTTAGAATATTATATTGCACAAAAGAAATATGCTAGCTATATGGATACTCATAATAATCTGATTCTTCAAAGTGTACGTACTGAACAGGAAAGATTACAAAATGATATGAGTCTGGCTTATCAAGTATATAGTCAAGTGGCTAATCAGTTGCAAGTAGCTAGAGCAAAAGTGCAGGAAGAAAAACCTGTATTTGCAGTTGTTGAACCGGCAGTAATTCCTTTGGAAGCTTCTAGTATTGGAATGAAGATATGTATATTGCTATTTGTTTTTCTATCCGTGTTTTGTGTAATTAGTTGGGAACTACTAGGAAAAGAAATATGGAATAGATTGAGAATAAAACGCACAAAGAAATAA